The Candidatus Obscuribacterales bacterium sequence ACCTCGTATTATCCGAGGGGATTCAGAAGTGCGAGTCTAATACCGCCCAACAATTGAGAGATAGAAACCAGTAAATTCCGAAAGATTTACACGTCCTGGTAACAGCCGCTCATGTATTCGATGAGATTGCCAGCGATCATGCGGGCACCTTAACTCCGGATAAACCGCACATCCGCAATTTCGGCAGTCCTCTATAAGTGAAGCATCCATACCTTGGAGTCTGCTTTTCGGAAGACAAGACAATTGAAGATTTGAAACTTCGTCCGGGCACTACAATTTTTTGCCTCGGCTATCCTTGAGGCGCTTCTAGCACCGACGAACAGGCTTTCGTCAATGTGATGGATTTGGCGCAGAAGCCCACTAACATTATACTGCCAGCCATATGATCTTTATGACAGATTATTTGTGCCATAAAATCATCTGGAATTGGGACTTGTCCTGTATCGAAACCAAGGATTGAAGTTCTCCATTTTTGACTATTTTACTAACGCTGGTTGCTTTTTGCTTTTCCTGAGTGGGTGAGATTTGTCCTTTAGCTCATTTTGGGTTGTTTGCTGGAATCGCGCAACCAATTTGGAAGCTGGCTCGTCCGCGGGATCTTGCGAGACGAGCTCGCCGCTAAAAGCTTTGCAAAGTATGGATTGCTCCAAGTTGTCCATTTTAATTTTATTTTCGAGAACTACCTTGTTCAATACTTCTATACCTTCCAAGACAAGGCGTGCTACTCGCGCTATCTCTACTTGTTCTTTTATGCTAGGGAGTGGAATAACAGCACTCTCAATATCCAGTTGGCTTATGTGAGGAAGCTGCGTGCCGGTCTCTTGGCTTGACACATGATTAATAAACAGCGGGCTCTGCAGATAGAGAAACAAGTACTCTGCTACGAGAAGTCGTTCTAATATCATAAATCTGCCAACACGCTGAAGTAGGAGGGCTGGAATGTCACTGGCAGTAATCTTAGCGATCTTCAATCCAGCAGAGACCAACGGACGATCCATCGCAATGACAATATCCCCTTGCGTCAATCGGTAGTCGTCAAATTCAACTCCTCTTTCCTCTGCAATGAATACACTGTCGTCCCATCGAGTACTACCCGGGACAATATTTGTGCCACGCAAAAGTCTTACACCAGCTTTCTCAAACCATTGACTTTTGAAAGCATAGCCTGGTTGTAGTGATGCGACTTGTCCGACAAATGGACTGATCCATCCATCGGGAAGAACTAGCGTTTCCCCTGCTGTTGCCACTTTTTTCTGGCGGACTTTCTTTGCATCCCAAGTCCCTAAGCTCGCTAGGGTTAAGGGCGATCTATCCCGCGTAACTTCTCTCCAACGCTCAGTCAAATCTCCAGCCACAGCGGCAGCAATTATTGAGCGACGTAGGACATCCAACAAACTCGCCATGTTTATAAATCGGGTGCGGCAATCGTCAACGCGGGCGAGCAGAGCGTCAAGTTTGTCGGCAATGCGTTTCTGTTCTTTGAGTGGGGCGAGGATAAATGGAGCATTCTTACCGGCTTCTGTGCCCAGGCGTGGCATGTTGATACCATGACTTACGTCCTTTACGTACGAAAGAAAAGCCGGGTGCTTAAGCCAATAAAACAGGTATCTTTCATGTACCAAGCCATTTGTTTTCAATGGCACAATTTCTGTTGAGCAGAATCCTGATTCAGGGGCGATAAGTACTTTATTCAGATATGGGCGCAATTTACCATAAAGCACATCACCCTTTTGAAATGCGTTCTTCGTACTTTTTGATTTCCGCTGGGCAAATGATAAGTACTGAAGAATTTTTGAACTGTCTTTTTCAATATCTTCAAGTTCTAAAACCCAAGCTTCATCGGGAATATGACTCGGCTCTACCTTTGTTGTTTGTCCGTATTTAATAATATCGCCAAGCTTAAGTTCGATCCAGCCATTCGGGATTTCCCCGCTCATACCTCGACCTCCTCGCCAAGTTCAGCAAGAATTGCGCGGAGTTCGGACGTAGCTGCATCGAGTTCGCCAAGCGCTAGTTGCACAATTTCTGCCGGTTCGGGCTGGTCTTCAGCATCTCCAATGCTCTCGTCTCGAAGCCAACTTATGTCTAGGCTGTCACTGCGCTGCTCCGCGATCCATTGGCGGTCAAATTTGCGAAAGCGTCCAGTGTCACCCGTGTCAACCCGTTTAGCCAATGCGGCAGAGTCGCCGAGGGGGTTACCACCAAATGCGGTGCGGAACTCGGCGAAGTGCTTCTTTGTTAGCAGGGTCCGTTTGCCGAATTGCGGCATATTGACACGTAAATCATAAATCCAAACTTCTTTGGTGTTGTTTTTGTCTGTTGTGCCGCGTGTAAAAAACAATACATTTGTTTTTACGCCCTGTGCATAGAAGATGCCGGTAGGCAAGCGCAAAATTGTATGCAGGTTGCATTTGTCCATCAAGTCTTGGCGAATTTGTTTACCGATGTTGCCTTCAAATAGTACGTTGTCCGGGAGAACAACAGCAGCGCGTCCATCGGGGGCAAGTCCACGATATATATGTTGTAAAAATGCGAGTTGTTTATTGCTGGTAGAGAATGTGAAGTCATCTCGGTCAGGTAGTCCGCCGCCTTTCTTTGTGCCGAATGGAGGGTTTGTTAAAATAAGCGTTGCTTTGGGTAGCGCCTTGCCCTGTGGACTCAGTGTGTCACCATATCGGATACCGGCGTTTTCTCCGTCTGCATCGCTGTCAATGCCGTGAAGCATCAAGTTCATCAATGCGAGCCGGTGTGTGTCTTGTACGTGCTCCATGCCATAAAACGTTTTGGTATAGTATTTTTTCTGTTGATTCTCCTTCCAAGAGGCAATTTTTTCGTGCTCTTGAATGTAGTGGTGGGCGGCAATCAGAAAACCACCGGTCCCGGCGGCGGGATCTTGAATCACATCCGCTGAAGTTGGCTTCATCACTTGCACCATGGCATCGATTAATGGGCGCGGAGTAAAATATTGTCCGGCGCCTGATTTTTTCTCATTGGCGTTCTTTTCGAGCAAGCCTTCATATAGGTCGCCCAATCCTTCTTTCTTAGCGTCATACCAATCGAGTCCATCTATTTCACTGACAAGCGTGGATAGTGTGACTGGCTTCTTGATGAAGGTTGCGCTGTTAGCAAATATTTCCTGAACAATGCCGCGCCCATCGCGGGCAAGCTTACGGAGCAGGTCTTCGTAAAAGCGCAGACGATCCGGCGCCGACTTCTTGACGAGATCAGCCCAGCGGTAGCCAGCAGGGAGCAGTCCTTCTTTCTCGGTTTCCTGCGCCATCTTCAGAAACAGCAGGTATGTAAGTTCTGTCACATACTGGTGATACGTAACGCCATCATCTTTGAGGACGTTACACAGATTCCAAAGTTTGGCTACGATATCTTGCGTGGTCATTGCTTGATTTCCAATCTCCTCTTAAGATGCCTCTGGGCTCCAAATCAGTTCATTAAAGTGGTGCAAAATTTCTTCCAGTTCACCGTCAAACTTTTTGTTAATGGCGTTGAATCCACCGGCTTCCCGTTTGAACATCTGATCCGGCGAGTCCATCACATCTTTGTCCACCACCACATTTGCCTTCGTTTGCGCTGCAATCTTCTCCAGCCATTGCTTCTGCGGCACCGTCCAGCTTCTTGATGCAAGTATTTTGCGGAGCGCGAATTCAACACGGTCTCGCCATGGGACAAGTGGATCACCAAGCGCAGCCTGGCGAATAT is a genomic window containing:
- a CDS encoding restriction endonuclease subunit S, translated to MSGEIPNGWIELKLGDIIKYGQTTKVEPSHIPDEAWVLELEDIEKDSSKILQYLSFAQRKSKSTKNAFQKGDVLYGKLRPYLNKVLIAPESGFCSTEIVPLKTNGLVHERYLFYWLKHPAFLSYVKDVSHGINMPRLGTEAGKNAPFILAPLKEQKRIADKLDALLARVDDCRTRFINMASLLDVLRRSIIAAAVAGDLTERWREVTRDRSPLTLASLGTWDAKKVRQKKVATAGETLVLPDGWISPFVGQVASLQPGYAFKSQWFEKAGVRLLRGTNIVPGSTRWDDSVFIAEERGVEFDDYRLTQGDIVIAMDRPLVSAGLKIAKITASDIPALLLQRVGRFMILERLLVAEYLFLYLQSPLFINHVSSQETGTQLPHISQLDIESAVIPLPSIKEQVEIARVARLVLEGIEVLNKVVLENKIKMDNLEQSILCKAFSGELVSQDPADEPASKLVARFQQTTQNELKDKSHPLRKSKKQPALVK
- a CDS encoding type I restriction-modification system subunit M, which gives rise to MTTQDIVAKLWNLCNVLKDDGVTYHQYVTELTYLLFLKMAQETEKEGLLPAGYRWADLVKKSAPDRLRFYEDLLRKLARDGRGIVQEIFANSATFIKKPVTLSTLVSEIDGLDWYDAKKEGLGDLYEGLLEKNANEKKSGAGQYFTPRPLIDAMVQVMKPTSADVIQDPAAGTGGFLIAAHHYIQEHEKIASWKENQQKKYYTKTFYGMEHVQDTHRLALMNLMLHGIDSDADGENAGIRYGDTLSPQGKALPKATLILTNPPFGTKKGGGLPDRDDFTFSTSNKQLAFLQHIYRGLAPDGRAAVVLPDNVLFEGNIGKQIRQDLMDKCNLHTILRLPTGIFYAQGVKTNVLFFTRGTTDKNNTKEVWIYDLRVNMPQFGKRTLLTKKHFAEFRTAFGGNPLGDSAALAKRVDTGDTGRFRKFDRQWIAEQRSDSLDISWLRDESIGDAEDQPEPAEIVQLALGELDAATSELRAILAELGEEVEV